Proteins found in one Candidatus Zixiibacteriota bacterium genomic segment:
- the murF gene encoding UDP-N-acetylmuramoyl-tripeptide--D-alanyl-D-alanine ligase has translation MSAENACAIMNGTLARVQDGARRFAGVSIDSRTLRPRNAFFCLRGERVDGHRFAETAARNSAGTIVVNRERLPRFRRLPVPVIGVDDTVTALGDLAAEFRKRFPTRYIAVTGSVGKTTTKEMIAAVLATKCRVFRSPGNYNNLLGIPLALLERTPSSDAEPLGVLEFGMSSHGEIARLTGMIQPQWGVVTRIGVAHLLQMKSLLQIARAKRELFDHSDPSVTAFLNADDPYQRRWAARWRRPTVRYGIDHAGDVTASDLRSTASGVSFRVNARHDFAIHMAGEYNVSNALAAIAVGRSFGVSFRDIADALRRVRPVGERSRILRWNGALIIDDCYNANPTSMAAAIESLKHRTTRSRRIVVLGAMRELGRGERQWHRRAAQDTRGLDLVLTVGPGGLLYQSGLPSEIAHTHVASAAAAAQWATRHLRRGDVVLIKGSHSEGLDVIGQRLREHETTRGRRS, from the coding sequence ATGAGTGCCGAGAATGCCTGCGCCATCATGAATGGGACATTGGCCCGCGTGCAGGATGGCGCGCGCCGTTTCGCCGGTGTCTCCATCGACTCGCGGACGCTGCGGCCGCGCAACGCCTTCTTCTGCCTGCGGGGCGAACGTGTCGATGGGCACCGCTTTGCCGAGACGGCTGCGCGGAATAGCGCCGGCACCATTGTGGTTAACAGGGAGCGTCTGCCGCGTTTTCGCCGACTGCCGGTTCCCGTCATCGGCGTCGATGACACGGTCACTGCGCTCGGCGATCTGGCGGCGGAGTTTCGCAAACGCTTCCCGACGCGCTATATCGCCGTCACCGGGTCGGTCGGCAAGACCACGACCAAAGAGATGATCGCAGCGGTCCTGGCGACCAAGTGCCGAGTCTTCCGCTCGCCGGGCAACTACAACAACCTGCTGGGCATTCCCCTGGCATTGCTGGAACGGACCCCTTCGTCGGATGCCGAACCGCTGGGCGTTCTCGAGTTCGGAATGTCCTCGCACGGTGAGATCGCGCGTCTTACCGGGATGATCCAGCCCCAATGGGGTGTGGTGACCCGCATCGGCGTCGCGCATTTGTTGCAGATGAAATCGTTGCTGCAGATCGCGCGCGCCAAACGCGAGTTGTTCGATCATTCGGATCCGAGCGTCACGGCCTTTCTGAATGCCGATGACCCGTACCAGCGGCGCTGGGCGGCCCGATGGCGCCGGCCGACCGTTCGCTACGGGATCGACCACGCCGGGGATGTCACGGCCTCCGATCTGCGCTCCACCGCAAGCGGCGTGTCCTTTCGCGTCAATGCTCGTCACGACTTCGCGATTCACATGGCGGGCGAGTACAACGTTTCCAATGCGCTTGCGGCCATCGCCGTCGGCCGTTCGTTCGGCGTCAGCTTTCGCGACATCGCCGACGCGTTGCGACGAGTCCGGCCGGTCGGTGAACGCTCGCGCATCCTGCGCTGGAACGGCGCGCTGATTATCGACGATTGTTACAACGCCAACCCAACATCGATGGCGGCGGCGATTGAATCGCTCAAACATCGCACGACACGGAGTCGGCGGATTGTCGTTCTGGGAGCAATGCGCGAACTGGGACGCGGTGAGCGGCAGTGGCATCGACGTGCCGCGCAGGACACGCGCGGTCTCGATCTGGTCCTTACGGTCGGACCGGGAGGGCTGCTTTATCAATCGGGCTTGCCGTCAGAAATAGCCCACACGCATGTGGCGTCCGCCGCCGCGGCCGCACAGTGGGCGACACGTCATCTCCGGCGGGGGGATGTCGTGCTCATCAAGGGATCGCACAGCGAAGGGCTGGACGTCATCGGGCAACGATTGCGCGAACATGAAACCACGCGGGGCCGGCGCTCTTAA
- a CDS encoding UDP-N-acetylmuramoyl-L-alanyl-D-glutamate--2,6-diaminopimelate ligase, with translation MTDTARGCPLSGIMPDCGAPAAEVVVHGIAYDSRRVRPGDLFFAFKGLRADGADFVADAVARGAAAVVAERDVRCDVPVVVVDNARRAMAEASHRFHDHPDRAIKLIGVIGTNGKSTVAAGLHRILMHAGMPAGLIGTLECTWPGASIKAERTTPEAPDIDAMLARMREGSVTHAAMEASSHAVALDRVWGLTFAGLVFTNLTRDHLDYHASMDAYKAAKRALFERLNDSNQFAVINGEDPVANEFAAASEPARAMRFSRTWHDGDVTISIDSHTLDGTSGRLSFGEDEMMFQSPLCGEFNHSNIAAMAAAAWGAGLAPNVIAGGISRFGGVPGRLEFIHSGAPFWVCIDFAHTPDAFTSVLSTLRPMVGGRLNVLFGCGGDRDRGKRPLMAKAVAQWADQVYLTSDNPRSEDPDAIIAEVRAGFDPDFSVWVQADRARAIAHAIDDAQPGDLVLLCGKGHETTQEIAGTMHPFSDRQVAAEALAAAGHPPPKAP, from the coding sequence ATGACCGATACCGCCCGCGGATGTCCGCTCTCGGGGATCATGCCCGACTGCGGCGCCCCGGCAGCGGAGGTTGTCGTCCATGGCATCGCGTATGACTCCCGGCGCGTGCGGCCGGGCGATCTGTTTTTTGCCTTCAAGGGGCTGCGCGCCGACGGGGCCGATTTTGTCGCCGATGCCGTCGCCCGCGGGGCGGCGGCGGTCGTCGCCGAGCGCGACGTTCGATGCGATGTGCCGGTCGTCGTCGTCGACAACGCGCGGCGAGCGATGGCCGAGGCGTCGCATCGTTTCCACGACCATCCGGATCGCGCCATCAAGCTCATCGGCGTGATCGGCACCAACGGCAAGAGCACGGTGGCCGCCGGATTGCATCGGATTCTCATGCACGCGGGCATGCCCGCCGGTCTGATCGGCACACTGGAATGCACCTGGCCCGGTGCTTCCATCAAGGCCGAGCGCACCACTCCGGAAGCGCCCGACATCGATGCGATGCTGGCGCGCATGCGCGAGGGGAGTGTCACGCACGCCGCCATGGAGGCCTCCTCTCATGCCGTCGCGCTCGACCGCGTGTGGGGGCTGACATTCGCCGGGCTGGTGTTCACGAACCTCACCCGAGACCATCTCGACTATCACGCATCGATGGACGCCTATAAAGCGGCGAAGCGCGCGCTCTTTGAGCGGCTGAACGACTCGAACCAGTTCGCGGTCATCAACGGCGAGGATCCCGTCGCCAACGAGTTCGCCGCCGCCAGTGAACCGGCGCGCGCCATGCGCTTTTCACGAACGTGGCATGACGGCGATGTCACGATCTCGATCGATTCGCACACGCTCGACGGGACCAGCGGCCGACTCAGTTTCGGCGAGGACGAGATGATGTTTCAATCGCCGCTCTGCGGCGAATTCAACCACTCCAACATTGCAGCCATGGCCGCCGCTGCCTGGGGCGCGGGCTTGGCGCCCAATGTCATTGCGGGCGGTATTTCCAGGTTTGGCGGCGTACCCGGGCGTCTGGAGTTCATTCACTCCGGCGCGCCATTCTGGGTGTGCATCGATTTCGCACACACTCCCGATGCATTCACCTCAGTCTTATCGACATTGCGCCCGATGGTCGGCGGACGTCTCAATGTTCTCTTCGGCTGCGGCGGCGACCGCGACCGCGGCAAACGGCCCCTGATGGCGAAGGCGGTCGCCCAGTGGGCCGATCAGGTGTACCTCACCTCGGACAACCCGCGTTCGGAAGACCCCGACGCGATCATTGCCGAGGTGCGGGCCGGATTCGATCCGGATTTTTCTGTTTGGGTCCAGGCAGATCGCGCACGCGCCATTGCCCACGCGATCGACGATGCGCAGCCCGGTGATTTGGTCCTTCTGTGCGGGAAGGGCCACGAGACAACTCAGGAAATCGCCGGAACGATGCATCCGTTTTCCGATCGCCAGGTGGCGGCCGAAGCGCTCGCGGCGGCAGGGCACCCGCCGCCAAAGGCCCCATGA
- the murD gene encoding UDP-N-acetylmuramoyl-L-alanine--D-glutamate ligase, whose product MTHDRTIDARTIRGQGILVIGMARSGVACARMLKQRGADVFVSDAAPAAKLTAAIGVLDSLGVRHETGGHTMSSLDSRDWIVTSPGVPPDNMLLLEAKRREIPIIAELEAAYALCNAPVCAVTGSNGKTTTTAWLGSIDAAAGRAIQVGGNIGRPFSEFAGEMTADQCAILEVSTFQLEHSPTFKPHVAAILNITPDHIDRHGSFAEYVRLKFRLLANQTAGDVAVLNADDPVIVAYESKNKTGRAARWHFSERRLTGAGVWLDGDFLRYRSYDDEGMIPGSDRLCPPGRHNRLNAAAAVAMALADGLMPDAIEPGLTGFTGVEHRLEFVADIDGVRYVNDSKATNPDSVAKALASFDRPLIVIMGGLPKGTSFSPLAESIRNRARACVFTGSARDILRTELGGVVEHRVAELFSDAFEAAHQLAQRGDVVLLSPGCASFDQFDNYEHRGRVFKELVGTLAAERKS is encoded by the coding sequence ATGACCCACGATCGCACCATCGACGCAAGAACGATTCGCGGCCAAGGCATCCTCGTGATCGGCATGGCGCGTTCCGGCGTCGCCTGTGCGAGGATGTTGAAGCAACGCGGCGCGGATGTCTTTGTTTCCGATGCCGCGCCCGCAGCGAAGCTGACCGCGGCGATCGGCGTCCTCGATTCACTCGGCGTCCGGCATGAAACCGGCGGGCACACGATGTCGTCGCTGGACAGCCGCGATTGGATCGTCACCAGCCCCGGCGTCCCGCCCGACAATATGCTGCTTCTTGAAGCGAAGCGTCGGGAGATACCCATCATTGCCGAATTGGAGGCGGCCTATGCGTTGTGCAATGCCCCCGTCTGCGCCGTGACCGGCTCCAACGGCAAGACCACGACCACCGCGTGGCTGGGTTCGATTGATGCCGCGGCCGGACGCGCCATTCAAGTCGGCGGCAACATCGGTCGTCCTTTTTCCGAATTCGCCGGGGAGATGACCGCCGATCAATGCGCCATTCTCGAAGTCTCGACATTTCAACTGGAACATTCTCCGACATTCAAGCCGCACGTGGCCGCCATTCTCAACATCACGCCCGACCACATCGACCGGCATGGGTCGTTCGCGGAATATGTACGACTGAAATTCCGCCTCCTCGCCAATCAGACAGCCGGCGACGTTGCCGTGTTGAACGCCGATGATCCCGTCATCGTCGCTTACGAGAGCAAAAATAAGACCGGCCGTGCCGCTCGCTGGCACTTTTCTGAGCGCCGACTGACGGGTGCGGGAGTGTGGCTCGATGGTGACTTTTTACGCTATCGTTCATACGATGACGAGGGCATGATCCCGGGATCAGATCGTTTGTGTCCACCCGGCCGACACAACCGCCTGAATGCGGCGGCCGCCGTCGCGATGGCGCTGGCTGATGGTTTGATGCCTGATGCAATCGAACCAGGGCTGACGGGATTCACCGGCGTCGAGCACCGACTGGAGTTTGTCGCCGATATCGACGGCGTCCGTTACGTCAACGACTCGAAAGCGACCAACCCTGACAGCGTCGCCAAGGCGCTGGCGTCGTTCGACCGACCGCTCATCGTGATTATGGGCGGCTTGCCCAAGGGAACGTCATTTTCGCCGCTGGCCGAGAGCATTAGAAATCGGGCGCGCGCCTGCGTCTTTACCGGCAGCGCGCGCGACATCCTGCGGACCGAATTAGGTGGCGTCGTGGAGCATCGAGTCGCCGAGCTATTCTCCGATGCATTTGAGGCGGCACATCAATTGGCGCAGCGCGGCGACGTGGTTTTGTTGTCTCCGGGATGCGCGAGCTTCGATCAGTTCGACAATTACGAGCATCGCGGACGCGTATTCAAAGAACTTGTCGGCACTCTCGCGGCGGAGCGGAAGTCATGA
- the ftsA gene encoding cell division protein FtsA: MTTDKRTVTGLDIGTSTVTAVMAEVSSDGDFKVIGVGRAPSQGLRRGVIVHLERTTTAVARALADAEMMAGEKADGVHVNINGDHIRGVNSRGVIAVAHRGGAIGDEDVERVLQAARAVPVPPDRDVLHVLPQEFLVDGHGGIKDPTGMVGARLEVAVHIITASTLSIGNVRHCIAEAGYELDSLTLSPLAVSDIALSEREREMGVALVDIGAGLTSVVVIVDDAVRHTGALALGGRNVTNDLAIGLRTPLDAAETIKTTSGVACGECVTTDVPIDVPSVGDQPTRSVSPRVVAAIIGPRLEEILQLAKAEIRRAPGGDLLTAGIVLSGGGAALPGAGVLAERVFDLPVRVARPPDWAAGMGLTGSPRDLGAVGLVVRAGGLDLAGPRGGGLMHRMASRLAHALSQLI; this comes from the coding sequence ATGACCACTGACAAGCGTACTGTAACCGGTCTGGACATCGGCACATCGACCGTCACCGCGGTCATGGCCGAGGTGTCGTCAGACGGCGACTTCAAAGTCATCGGCGTCGGACGCGCCCCGTCGCAGGGGCTGCGGCGCGGAGTGATCGTGCATCTGGAACGCACGACCACCGCGGTCGCGCGCGCACTGGCCGATGCGGAGATGATGGCGGGTGAAAAGGCCGATGGCGTCCATGTCAACATCAACGGCGATCACATCCGCGGCGTGAATTCGCGCGGCGTGATCGCAGTCGCGCATCGCGGCGGCGCGATCGGCGATGAAGACGTCGAGCGGGTCCTGCAGGCGGCCCGCGCGGTCCCTGTCCCGCCCGACCGCGATGTCCTGCATGTGTTGCCGCAGGAATTTTTGGTCGACGGACACGGCGGCATCAAAGACCCGACCGGAATGGTCGGCGCCCGGCTCGAAGTCGCCGTGCACATTATCACGGCTTCGACGCTCTCGATCGGCAACGTGCGTCATTGCATCGCCGAGGCGGGATATGAACTCGACAGTCTGACGCTGTCGCCTTTGGCAGTCTCCGATATCGCCCTCTCCGAGCGCGAGCGCGAGATGGGCGTCGCGCTCGTCGACATCGGTGCGGGACTGACGAGCGTGGTGGTCATTGTCGATGATGCCGTTCGGCACACCGGCGCGCTGGCACTGGGCGGGCGCAATGTCACCAATGATCTCGCCATCGGCCTGCGCACGCCGTTGGATGCCGCCGAGACGATCAAGACGACATCCGGCGTCGCCTGCGGCGAGTGTGTGACAACCGACGTGCCGATCGATGTGCCCAGCGTCGGCGATCAACCGACACGCAGCGTCTCGCCGCGCGTGGTGGCCGCGATCATCGGCCCGCGCCTGGAGGAGATTCTCCAGTTGGCCAAAGCCGAGATTCGACGCGCACCCGGCGGCGATCTGCTGACCGCGGGCATCGTGCTCTCCGGCGGCGGCGCCGCGCTTCCGGGCGCCGGGGTGTTGGCCGAACGGGTTTTCGATCTGCCGGTACGGGTCGCACGCCCCCCGGATTGGGCGGCGGGGATGGGTCTCACCGGCTCACCGCGTGATCTGGGAGCGGTCGGACTGGTGGTCCGGGCCGGGGGTCTGGACCTGGCCGGACCGCGCGGCGGCGGCCTGATGCACCGGATGGCATCGCGCCTGGCGCATGCACTATCGCAATTGATATGA
- the murC gene encoding UDP-N-acetylmuramate--L-alanine ligase, with product MNLLWSRRIRNLHFIGIGGAGMSGMAEILRANGFIVTGSDLAESETTDHLTAVGITLFIGHDPKHIHGADLIVISSAVTPDNPEVRAAREAGLPVIRRAEMLGELMRLKFSIGIAGTHGKTTTTSMIGHILTHAGMDPTVIVGGRLVSLDANAQLGSSDYLVAEADEYDRSFLCLHPTIAIATNLEEDHLDCFADLADLQDNFVAFFGRVPFYGSVLTNAASPALAAIDFRINRRHRTFALESPADISGDSLEVKPTTSRFDVHMDGGRMGTLMVPLPGRHNAENALAACAVALELEIPFATIAEAVHSFQTVGRRFEIKGAAAGVTVIDDYAHHPTELRAALAAARLWLDGRGRLIALFQPHLYSRTQQFHQQFAEALQLADGVILAPIYPAREQPIPGVTSALITDRIDSSTLPLGCRLANSLDELPALVSEWAESGDAVMTIGAGSIYRVGPVILKRLSRIEVNA from the coding sequence ATGAATCTCCTTTGGTCGCGACGGATCCGGAATCTGCATTTCATCGGCATCGGCGGCGCCGGCATGTCGGGGATGGCCGAGATTCTCCGGGCCAATGGATTTATCGTGACCGGTTCCGATCTGGCGGAGTCGGAAACGACCGATCATCTCACCGCCGTCGGCATCACGCTGTTCATCGGGCACGATCCGAAACACATTCATGGCGCCGACCTGATCGTGATCTCCTCGGCCGTCACACCCGACAATCCCGAAGTTCGCGCCGCGCGCGAGGCCGGGCTGCCGGTCATCCGCCGCGCCGAGATGCTCGGTGAACTGATGCGCCTGAAATTTTCCATCGGCATCGCCGGGACACACGGCAAGACAACGACCACGTCGATGATCGGACACATTCTCACGCACGCCGGTATGGACCCGACCGTGATCGTCGGCGGACGCCTTGTCAGTCTCGATGCGAACGCGCAATTGGGCTCCAGCGACTACCTCGTGGCCGAAGCCGATGAATACGACCGTTCGTTTCTCTGCCTGCATCCGACCATCGCGATTGCCACGAATCTTGAGGAAGATCACCTGGACTGCTTCGCCGACTTGGCCGATCTGCAGGACAACTTCGTCGCCTTCTTCGGGCGCGTCCCGTTTTACGGTTCTGTCCTGACCAATGCCGCATCTCCCGCGCTGGCCGCGATTGACTTCCGCATCAACCGTCGGCATCGCACATTCGCGCTCGAATCGCCGGCCGATATCTCAGGCGATTCGCTCGAAGTCAAGCCGACGACGAGCCGTTTTGACGTCCACATGGACGGCGGACGGATGGGCACGCTGATGGTCCCACTGCCGGGACGACACAACGCCGAGAATGCCCTGGCCGCCTGCGCGGTTGCGCTCGAACTGGAGATCCCGTTTGCGACGATCGCCGAGGCCGTCCACTCGTTCCAGACCGTCGGCCGCCGCTTCGAAATCAAAGGCGCTGCGGCCGGAGTCACGGTCATCGACGATTACGCGCATCATCCGACCGAGTTGCGCGCGGCGTTGGCGGCAGCGCGTCTGTGGCTCGATGGACGCGGCCGCCTGATTGCGCTGTTTCAGCCGCATCTGTATTCGCGGACGCAGCAATTTCACCAGCAATTCGCCGAGGCGCTGCAACTGGCCGACGGTGTCATTCTCGCGCCGATCTACCCGGCCCGCGAGCAGCCGATTCCGGGGGTCACCTCGGCGCTGATCACCGACCGCATCGATTCCTCAACGCTGCCGTTGGGATGCCGTCTTGCGAATTCGCTCGATGAGCTGCCCGCACTGGTCAGCGAATGGGCCGAAAGCGGCGATGCCGTCATGACCATCGGAGCGGGATCCATCTATCGCGTTGGTCCGGTCATTCTCAAACGACTCAGCCGCATCGAGGTCAATGCGTGA
- the mraY gene encoding phospho-N-acetylmuramoyl-pentapeptide-transferase, translating into MFYHLLYPLSDVVSVFNVFRYITFRSAYAVVTALVISIWLGPWIVEQLRRKQVKEKIRREGPQSHYAKEGTPTMGGIIILLAIIVPTLLWADLTNRYIQLILAVTLGTGLIGLIDDYSKAVRGQPKGLVAKKKLAGQLILGLALGVVLYAWPPAPEFTTDTDVPFFKNLVLPLGVFFIPFVLLVVAATSNAVNLSDGLDGLAVGLSGIAFLAFAAISYLTGRADFSKYLAITYLPGAGELTIYCAATLGASLGFLWFNAHPAEVFMGDTGALALGGALGTVAILTKKEILLFILGGVFVAEALSVIIQVGYFRMTGKRVFRMAPLHHHFELLGWHESKVVVRFWILGIICALLTLSTLKIR; encoded by the coding sequence ATGTTCTATCACCTGCTCTATCCGCTCAGCGATGTCGTCAGCGTCTTCAATGTCTTCCGATATATCACCTTTCGCTCCGCCTATGCCGTCGTGACCGCGCTGGTCATCTCCATCTGGCTGGGGCCGTGGATCGTCGAACAACTCCGTCGCAAGCAGGTCAAAGAGAAGATCCGCCGCGAAGGGCCGCAGTCACACTATGCCAAAGAGGGCACGCCGACCATGGGCGGGATCATCATCCTGCTGGCGATCATCGTGCCGACGCTGCTCTGGGCGGATTTGACCAACCGCTACATCCAACTGATTCTCGCCGTCACGCTCGGCACCGGACTGATCGGACTGATCGATGACTACTCCAAAGCGGTGCGCGGTCAGCCCAAGGGGTTGGTCGCGAAGAAAAAGCTGGCCGGACAGTTGATCCTCGGATTGGCGCTGGGAGTGGTGCTGTACGCCTGGCCGCCCGCACCGGAATTCACGACCGACACCGATGTCCCCTTCTTCAAGAATCTCGTGCTGCCGTTGGGCGTATTCTTCATCCCGTTTGTGCTGCTGGTTGTGGCCGCGACCTCCAATGCGGTCAATCTCAGCGATGGACTCGACGGGCTGGCGGTCGGCTTGTCGGGCATCGCCTTCCTGGCGTTCGCCGCGATCAGCTATTTGACCGGCCGCGCCGATTTCTCGAAGTACCTGGCCATCACCTATCTCCCCGGGGCGGGGGAATTGACGATCTATTGCGCCGCGACCCTGGGCGCATCACTGGGGTTTTTGTGGTTCAATGCTCACCCGGCCGAAGTCTTCATGGGCGATACCGGCGCGCTGGCATTGGGCGGCGCACTTGGGACGGTCGCGATTTTGACCAAAAAGGAAATCCTGCTGTTCATTCTCGGCGGCGTGTTTGTGGCTGAGGCGCTCTCGGTCATCATTCAGGTCGGATACTTTCGCATGACCGGCAAACGCGTCTTTCGCATGGCGCCGTTGCACCATCACTTCGAGTTGCTCGGGTGGCATGAATCGAAGGTGGTTGTCCGTTTCTGGATATTGGGAATCATCTGCGCACTGCTGACGCTGTCGACCCTGAAAATTCGATAG
- a CDS encoding putative peptidoglycan glycosyltransferase FtsW, whose amino-acid sequence MTAATRAKGGIVEVLSSVPRMMRLNRPGWPPADRLIWFASMALMALGTVMILSSSVILAERKFGTPGFFWGRQLLWWALATVTLVTVSRIDHRRWQPLAPVLMLGALIGLVVVLLVPPIKGVNRWIPLGPFNWQPAEGFRLGFVVYVAAYLAKRGPDVRSFRKLVPLLVILATCSVLLVMEPELSSVLAVGATAILMLIAAGMRWRHLLPGIAVAVISVLTVIYGFDYKTQRITDWERGLTVTDGSYQVRQSKIALGTGGIIGSGLGNGRAKMLYLPEPHTDFIVASVGEELGFIGFSAVLAALGLLIWRSWKVALVAPDRFGYLLCIGIGGSLFVNAALNLGVATGLLPATGLPLPLVSYGGSSLLMTAAGWGMVLNVSRFGRRSGWR is encoded by the coding sequence ATGACCGCGGCCACACGAGCCAAAGGCGGGATTGTCGAGGTGCTCTCCTCCGTGCCCCGTATGATGCGCCTGAACCGTCCCGGCTGGCCCCCGGCGGACCGCCTGATCTGGTTTGCATCGATGGCGCTGATGGCGCTGGGCACAGTGATGATACTGTCATCATCGGTCATCCTCGCCGAACGCAAGTTCGGCACACCCGGCTTCTTCTGGGGACGGCAATTGCTGTGGTGGGCGTTGGCGACCGTGACGCTGGTGACCGTTTCGCGCATCGATCACCGTCGCTGGCAGCCATTGGCGCCCGTGCTCATGCTGGGGGCATTGATCGGGCTGGTCGTCGTTCTCCTGGTTCCGCCGATCAAGGGAGTCAATCGCTGGATTCCCTTAGGGCCGTTCAATTGGCAGCCCGCCGAAGGGTTCCGTTTGGGATTCGTCGTCTATGTGGCCGCGTATCTGGCCAAGCGTGGCCCGGACGTGCGATCATTCAGAAAGCTCGTCCCGCTGCTGGTCATCCTGGCGACCTGCTCTGTCTTGCTGGTGATGGAGCCGGAGTTGTCTTCGGTTCTCGCGGTCGGCGCCACCGCCATCCTCATGCTCATCGCGGCGGGGATGCGTTGGCGGCACTTGCTGCCGGGCATTGCCGTCGCCGTTATCAGCGTGTTGACTGTGATCTATGGGTTCGACTACAAGACTCAGCGCATCACCGACTGGGAACGCGGCCTGACCGTTACCGATGGCTCCTATCAGGTCCGTCAATCCAAGATCGCACTGGGCACCGGCGGCATCATCGGCTCTGGATTGGGCAACGGCCGCGCCAAAATGCTGTACCTCCCCGAGCCGCACACTGACTTTATCGTCGCCTCGGTCGGAGAAGAGTTGGGATTCATTGGGTTCAGCGCCGTATTGGCGGCACTGGGACTGTTGATCTGGAGAAGTTGGAAAGTGGCGCTGGTCGCACCGGACCGCTTCGGCTACTTGCTGTGCATCGGGATCGGCGGCTCGCTGTTTGTCAATGCCGCTCTCAATCTCGGAGTGGCGACCGGACTGTTGCCCGCGACCGGGTTGCCGTTGCCGCTGGTCAGCTATGGCGGCTCCTCGCTGTTGATGACGGCGGCGGGATGGGGCATGGTGCTCAACGTCTCGCGGTTCGGACGGAGGAGCGGGTGGCGATAG
- the murG gene encoding undecaprenyldiphospho-muramoylpentapeptide beta-N-acetylglucosaminyltransferase: protein MRILLAAGGTGGHLIPAIRIAEALQRCRPDCEMMFIGSDKGFEERVVTARGYTYVGLPARGLSRRRPWRNIPALWRNWQARQLSQRIVGKFAPDIAVGCGGYASYFPIRACARRGVPYVLQEQNSYPGLATRWLAPGARCVFLAFPQSRGYLKSDVHIEPVGNPVDPRLSTMTREEARRAWNLDIHTRVILLTGGSGGARSMNANIAMGLSRVSPAVPTTLLWQSGRHADESGGNAHAGWTVRRFTFSDQMTEAMVASDLVIGRAGALTVSEIAAAGRPAILVPYPYATADHQMHNARVLSDAGAAIIIEDCELKCDSLLERALRLLDDSSRMQSMAQASRALGQPNAADRIADRILGIVTTPPSTREKTS, encoded by the coding sequence ATGCGCATCCTGTTGGCGGCCGGGGGGACAGGCGGGCATCTGATCCCGGCAATACGCATCGCCGAGGCCTTGCAGCGATGCAGGCCGGATTGCGAAATGATGTTTATCGGATCGGACAAAGGGTTCGAAGAGCGGGTCGTGACCGCACGCGGCTACACCTATGTCGGATTGCCCGCGCGCGGTCTGTCCCGACGACGCCCGTGGCGCAACATCCCGGCCCTGTGGCGCAATTGGCAGGCACGGCAATTGTCGCAACGCATCGTCGGCAAATTCGCTCCGGACATTGCCGTCGGCTGCGGCGGCTACGCTTCGTACTTTCCCATCCGCGCCTGCGCGCGCCGCGGCGTACCCTATGTCCTGCAGGAACAAAACAGTTACCCCGGTTTGGCGACACGGTGGCTGGCGCCAGGCGCGCGCTGTGTCTTTCTCGCGTTTCCGCAATCGCGCGGATACCTGAAATCGGATGTGCATATCGAGCCCGTTGGCAACCCGGTGGATCCGCGTCTGTCGACGATGACCCGCGAGGAGGCGCGACGCGCCTGGAATCTCGACATCCACACACGCGTGATCCTGCTGACCGGCGGCTCCGGCGGCGCGCGCTCGATGAACGCCAACATTGCGATGGGCTTGTCGCGTGTTTCGCCGGCGGTTCCGACCACGTTGCTGTGGCAATCCGGCCGGCACGCGGATGAATCCGGCGGCAACGCGCACGCCGGCTGGACCGTCCGCCGGTTCACCTTCTCCGATCAGATGACCGAGGCGATGGTCGCGTCCGACCTCGTCATCGGCCGCGCCGGAGCGCTGACCGTCTCGGAAATCGCCGCGGCCGGTCGTCCCGCGATACTGGTGCCGTATCCCTATGCGACCGCCGACCACCAGATGCACAATGCGCGCGTCCTCTCGGACGCCGGTGCCGCGATCATCATCGAAGATTGTGAACTGAAGTGCGATTCACTTCTGGAACGCGCGCTCCGGCTGCTCGATGATTCGTCGCGCATGCAGTCGATGGCACAGGCGTCGCGCGCGCTCGGACAGCCGAACGCAGCCGACCGGATCGCCGATCGCATTCTGGGAATCGTGACGACACCTCCGTCGACGCGGGAGAAGACATCATGA